The sequence AATTCTTTAGTCGAAGCTCGCAGCAGAATTAATCTTTCTTCTCACGATTTAATGATCTTGTTTAGTCaactgttatatttattataacgtgTGTTACCGCGAATACCTACAAAAACAGACAAGGACGAATAGGTGTTGAGtaaagagaaggaaaggagagagatagagagatagagagagagagagagaaagaaaataaacggATAGATGCTTATAAAAACAAGTAAGCAGCGCTACGTGTGTCGTCGGTACGTATGCCGCTTTATCAGTAGATAATACGATACATCGAATCAAGTTTAGGTGTTTCCACGTTCAGTTCCGTAGTGCACCTGCGTGAAAGAGGATTCTCGGACACCAAAATGGCTGCCACACACCTCGACGTTGGCCTACGTTGCATCAAGTACCTGCTTTGCGCGGTTAACTCCCTCTTTGTGGTCTGTAGCcacattcttttattttcttttcgccTATCCTTCGAACATCATACGTCGCGTTTATTAGATACATAGAAAACTGATTTCTACCTCGACCATTAACcaaataaatattcgttcGATCATATCGatattgatatttcttttcatcCATTTAATCGTGAATTCAACTGTTCGCTCTTCTCATTTTCTTTCCCATTCTAAATGCATCCTCGTgcgttatttgtaattttccacCGACATTGCGTTCttaatctttaattaattaatcgagtAACAAGTTACGAATTAATCAAAATGATGATAATTAATGCAACGTAACCTTCCCGtcggtatatatatatatatattatgtatacatattgaaacatttatggataaatacgaaacaaataaataggaaaataGTAAGAAATGCTAGGTAGACATaatgcaatttatttattttcacatatttctatttgtttcTCTATTTTCCTTCAAACAGATATTCATACAAACATAAAGTGAAAAATCTTTATGTAGTATATGGAGTATAATaccatacatatataatttccaGTAAGGTACCATCAATTAtatatcaattataaaattgttataaaaaaacGAACAAAATACCAAAATGATTCAAGATATTTGGAAATAATTGGCTAACCTAGTATGTAAGGTAACAATTGACCTATAATAGGTCATTTAATAAATGTGATTTATTAGTTAGTATAACGCGCGCGAGAAGGTGCCACCTATTTTAGTAGTCCTTCAGAAATAGACTTAttgtgtaattaattaattattttacattagatCCGtggattttattcttttcagcTGTCTGTATCCTAGTGGGTTGTTGATCAAATTGCTGGCTAATGTATTTGCGTGTATATTTATGCGTGTAACGGAAACTTGAGTAGTTGCATCCTGAAATGTATGCGATTAAATGGGCAAGTAATAAGTAAGTACACGTTAATCGAATCGCGAGGAAAAAATGAGAACGATAAACGGGGTCGAGGTTGACTACGATGATAACCATGGCGACGTCGATTTTCCCTATACTCGGCCCTGAGATTCAACAAGTTAGATATAGACCTCCCCTCGATATAGACGCGGATCATAGATCTACTCTGTTGTTCGGACGTAAAACAGGATCGATATCGGCTAGGTGAGGTCGTCCCCGATGAATTATTACCGTGCAGTAGATCTGCAACGTCGCGAACCATCAATGTCCGTCCCTTGCCCCCCGCccctcttcctttctttcatcATTTTCTTACTCGCTTACATTCGACAAACTCCATACAACGGCCAAccggtaaattaaaaaaaaagaaaagaaaggaagaagaaagaacagCAATACATAACCTAAAAACAGCGATACATTGATcaatttttcctttctatatgaataaaaattatcaagATACTAGTAGGATATGAATTTTACCAGCTACGGAAATTCGCTCCTTCATAGAACGAAAATAATGTGGTTTCATTGTTGAACGATGaacaaaattgtttgaaatagATCTGCTGTTTCGTGATAGAATGAAAATTCTCATTCTCCGCGATTGGCATCAGAATTGGTAATCGTTATCTTGCAAACGTAAATGACTTGTCTTATCAGCTTAGATATTCTTGTAGTCTCATTGGTAACGATAAGCGAATTCCACTGTTTTCTTTCTTGAAAAATGTTGCATTCAGTGGAAAAATACGTATACACTTTTTAACTGATATTATACGATAAAGGGTTCGACAGCCCCTATTTGAtggacatacatatatttgtacGACCTATATACTACATGAATATCGTCTAAATACAACCACATTAGTATCATTAATACGTTTCGTAACTTTTAAAAGCTGATATCATTAATTCATTGggtttttaaagaaataaatatctttgactactttcttctttatgtaacgaaaattttattcaatccAAAATAACATTAACCTAGAAGtgataattttaacattttgctCGATTATTCTCTAAAATCTagattattatatcatttttcgCTATCTCCTAAAATGTCCCGTCTATTTTAGGAATAACGATGAAATTCGTGTTCTTgtttttgaaaatgaaattgcaatAAAGAACTCAGATGCACATATAAATTGCAAAAGttctaattaatttgtttaactgaaattaatatttttctaatattttcgcTACGCCTGCCAACTgctaatttttatatagcgtaaattaaacattttgttcaatattttgtaatatctaGAGGAGATCACTAGAAAAGTGATGCATGTTGTTTTCCCAGATTTCTTAGAAAATAAGATTTTTCTGCATATTGTACTATAATATCGTAGACGTATAAAATGCTAACGTACAAAACTTTGTTAACCGAACTTtacttttgttaaaaaaataattatacgacAATCAGTGGAACTTTCatgcaaaatttttattttatcgatatataatttattattattcccCTTTGCATTTTTATGCATACACCATTAATAGTGCATAagggaaatgaattttttgtaTCACTTTTTGGAAGTTGCaggttcaaatatttttatcatccaAATcattaaagttatatatatatatatatatatatataagtatatcgctaaagaaaaagaaaaaaaaagaaaaaaaataaaatttcttttaacattTGTTTGTATTGTTAGATTTTACGtgtacaataattttaatatcttacattttttaaaattcaatacgaACAATGAATGTttgtaagaatataaaatttttatgttaacGAAAGATGTACTTTATATAAAGCACGGAtgtgattataataaaattaaatagagcTGTACTATAGTAAAGGAGTTACATCATATCTTAATTCTCGGTTCCAATGAAAGCCCTTTCGACGATGACTCGGCTCGACTCTACTTTGTACGGGTGTGTCTACTTAaatcatattaaaaataaaaaaatttgaaacgtaAAGAATTGATATTATCATCGACgacattataataatatcaacaATGCCAAAAACTTTGTCATTGacgttaaaaattaacaaatatttatgaaatattgaaatccAATCATGTAtttatctatatctatataaaatacCAATGTGTGTACATTTTTAAGTATTAGTTAAGAATTTTACGTTCAATTTCATTGATTATgaaaatacattatatatatatatatgtatatatatatatatatatttataattaacaatttgaTAGAGTACTCAACTACTATGAATGCTTTAATAATtcttagtaaaatatttattacaattaattatctatatatgaaatagaaactcgtaatttaaaataaagatataaaaataatttaattttctgcaGTAATATCTTTcacttatattattattatattatgttatagaCCCAGATCTTAATTTACAAAtcctacatttttttttataaaattataatagaaattatttatttatagttaaCGGGGATAATGATAATATCCATTGGAACAACAATTTATGCTGTCTACGAAGATTTCTCCCATTTTTTGGATCCTAGCTATTTTTCTCCAGCAACCCTCTTAATCGTTGTTGggatatttgtttttataatagCTTTCCTAGGTTGTTGCGGAGCTCTTAGAGAGAGCACCTGTATGGTTCTTGTGGTGAGCATCCTAATACttctttttttgtattatatgaaGGCatcgtatattaaaatttgataaattaaattttatgttatctctctctttctattttatatatttcgacTTTGCTGGAACAATTTTATccgttattaaatttatttatctaatgctaatttgtttatttctcATCTAAtatgtaacaaataataaaaatatattactataattgCATAGTTTGCAGTATCGCTTTCATTAGTTCTTGTCTTGGAATTGATCGCTGGGATTGCAGCTTATGCTCTTCAAGATGGGATAAAAGATCTTCTTGCTGACAAAATTAACGCGACCATGCatcaatatgaaaataatgacGAAGCTAGGAGTGCCATTGATTTTCTACAATCAAgggtaatatttcaatttctaggatacatatacatatataaaaacagttaatttatatatatatatatatatataaatagatatttctAGTTATTTGCACAAACAGAGACTAAATCAATCTCGTTacgtttttgtaaaattaaaacagaatgtttcaaagatatttctaAAACTGTTCCTTTTCtacattatataattgttatcTGTCAAAATTACtgattattttaaacatttaacaaATGTTGTTtacataatagaatatattattcaaCAGCTCTATTGTTGTGGATACAATGGACACGAAGATTGGGAAGAACAAGGAATGACTATTCCTTCATCTTGTCTTTTGAgagatattgataaaaatatttatgcaacTGGATGTATCAAACATCTTTCAATTATCATTCACAGGAGTGCCCTTTATATTGGTACTGGAGCTGTAGCTATTGCTCTTATTCAGGTTAGTGTTTATTACGTTTATTCCTAATTTGACATATAATTTAAGATATACTTTATTGCAGTTCGATATTCTAacaaatctaaaataaatttaaattagttGGCATATCAATAGATATGTAATTTTTCAGTTTTAATCGAGCATTgcattctaatttatttttagttaaCTGGAATAATGTTCGCCTGTATGCTAGGCCGAGCAATTAGAAGGCAAAAAACAGAAAGGGAGAGACGTCGATGGGAATTAAGAGAGAGTTTAGTTAATGGTTACCAACCATTGGGAAAATCAGATCCCTTTACCACTTTCCCTGTTGTTTACATGTCCTCTGAACCTTTGAAGAATTCATAGAATTCTCTACTTTTGTTATGCAttcttaatataaaataattttatttatattaaaatagtatctttcaattttttgaaGTTCTAAAACtcaatatctttattttgtaaagaaaattattttctatattcccTTCGTCATTTCTTGTTAATTAAGatcgatttttatatattgctctaaatttattatttcttttcgtcagtttcttttagaaattaaatacctAATAGTAGATatctaatttcatttattattacgtttcTATAAAACTGTagctttaaatatatatatgtatatatatgtgctTATATttgcttatatatatatatatatatatatatatagaaggatttaatatattttcataatacataatgaaacgtacaaatatttcgtacaaattttatatta comes from Bombus fervidus isolate BK054 chromosome 18, iyBomFerv1, whole genome shotgun sequence and encodes:
- the LOC139996702 gene encoding CD63 antigen-like, producing the protein MAATHLDVGLRCIKYLLCAVNSLFVLTGIMIISIGTTIYAVYEDFSHFLDPSYFSPATLLIVVGIFVFIIAFLGCCGALRESTCMVLVFAVSLSLVLVLELIAGIAAYALQDGIKDLLADKINATMHQYENNDEARSAIDFLQSRLYCCGYNGHEDWEEQGMTIPSSCLLRDIDKNIYATGCIKHLSIIIHRSALYIGTGAVAIALIQLTGIMFACMLGRAIRRQKTERERRRWELRESLVNGYQPLGKSDPFTTFPVVYMSSEPLKNS